From the genome of Aspergillus chevalieri M1 DNA, chromosome 8, nearly complete sequence, one region includes:
- a CDS encoding serine hydrolase domain-containing protein (COG:V;~EggNog:ENOG410PIPX;~InterPro:IPR001466,IPR012338;~MEROPS:MER0034963) has protein sequence MAMAEIHGSCEPAFESVRGILQDQFAQGNEVGASLCVNIDGKNVVDLWGGHADTEKTKQWDKDTVTGVFSSTKVVTGLAAHILIDRGLLHVNEKFASYWPEFGSNGKGDAKVSHILSHSSGVLAWEGVITPEEVQDVETSTKRLAAQAPWYRPGS, from the coding sequence CCGTGCGCGGTATTTTGCAAGATCAATTTGCTCAGGGTAATGAAGTAGGTGCTTCACTTTGTGTCAATATAGATGGCAAGAATGTTGTGGATCTTTGGGGCGGTCATGCGGATACAGAAAAAACCAAGCAGTGGGACAAAGACACCGTCACTGGAGTCTTCTCCTCTACCAAGGTCGTCACCGGGCTCGCTGCCCACATCCTAATTGATCGTGGCCTATTGCATGTGAACGAAAAGTTCGCCAGCTACTGGCCTGAATTCGGCAGCAATGGAAAAGGAGATGCCAAAGTTTCACATATCCTCAGCCATTCTTCTGGAGTACTGGCATGGGAAGGAGTGATCACACCTGAGGAAGTGCAAGATGTGGAAACGTCAACAAAGAGACTCGCAGCGCAAGCGCCTTGGTACAGACCTGGCTCATAG